In Salinigranum marinum, one DNA window encodes the following:
- a CDS encoding cation:proton antiporter subunit C, with amino-acid sequence MIDLVVDRLYYLVAFLLLGVGTYTMIGSQNLVKKVIGMNVFQTGIFLFFIVTAFVEGGSPPLLTAPEPYVSPLPHVLILTAIVVGVSLTAVALGLIVRIYGEYGTLTEEGIQKVIADE; translated from the coding sequence GTGATCGACCTCGTCGTCGACCGCCTCTACTACCTCGTCGCCTTCCTGCTGTTGGGCGTCGGGACGTACACGATGATCGGGAGCCAGAACCTCGTCAAGAAGGTAATCGGGATGAACGTGTTCCAGACCGGTATCTTCCTCTTTTTCATCGTGACCGCGTTCGTCGAGGGGGGGAGTCCGCCGCTGTTGACCGCTCCCGAGCCGTACGTCAGCCCGCTTCCGCACGTGTTGATCCTTACCGCCATCGTCGTCGGCGTGAGCCTCACCGCCGTCGCGCTCGGGCTGATCGTCCGCATCTACGGGGAGTACGGCACGCTGACCGAGGAGGGGATCCAGAAGGTGATCGCCGATGAATGA
- a CDS encoding monovalent cation/H+ antiporter subunit D family protein: MNDLPALLVALPILGSVVVLLVGLVRSETGWPIAVVASAVQTAAAVTLAVDAFGSEPVRYVVGGFTAPFGIELVVDGLSATMAVLVAVVALGVLGYARRAGPRSNAFYATYLLLVAGLTGMSITGDVFNMYVFLEITGLAAYALVASGEGGRSARAALKYLLVGTVGASLFLLGIGYAYVATGTLNMADLSAQLAAVGYTSTLVRASFGLLVVGLFVKIAVFPVHTWQPAAYAGAPDTVSGLISALVSTVAAYALIRIVFTVFTVDFLAANEFARTVLVAGAVVSIVLGSVLAVTQREIKRMLAYSSVSQFGLVVGAIAVANGTALTGAMIHLVGHAIMKGGLFLTSGLIAEETGARTVDAYEGLAERTSIGAAAFGVLALAMVGVPPAVGFVGKWYIALGAVEGRAWPLAVVILVSTLLTLAYFARILERIYFRESTGSTAGADTDVDADSGSQTRTAVADGIGTDPVTEPSAVSTGMRATVLAAAVLAVVLGVSAFEYGQLLEPTIQRLLA; the protein is encoded by the coding sequence ATGAATGACCTCCCCGCCCTCCTGGTCGCACTCCCGATCCTGGGCTCCGTCGTGGTGTTGCTCGTCGGGCTCGTCCGCTCGGAGACCGGTTGGCCTATCGCGGTCGTCGCGTCGGCAGTCCAGACCGCCGCGGCCGTCACGCTCGCCGTCGACGCGTTCGGCAGCGAGCCGGTCCGGTACGTCGTCGGCGGCTTCACCGCACCCTTCGGCATCGAACTCGTCGTGGACGGGTTGTCGGCCACGATGGCCGTCCTCGTCGCCGTGGTCGCGCTCGGCGTCCTCGGCTACGCCCGACGTGCGGGCCCCCGGTCGAACGCCTTCTACGCGACGTACCTGCTGTTGGTCGCCGGGTTGACGGGAATGAGCATCACTGGCGACGTGTTCAACATGTACGTCTTCTTAGAGATCACCGGCCTCGCGGCGTACGCACTCGTCGCGAGCGGCGAGGGGGGTCGCTCCGCCCGCGCCGCGCTGAAGTACCTCCTCGTCGGGACCGTGGGGGCGTCGCTGTTCCTCCTCGGGATCGGCTACGCGTACGTCGCGACGGGGACGCTCAACATGGCCGACCTCTCGGCGCAGCTCGCGGCGGTTGGGTACACGTCGACGCTCGTCCGCGCGTCGTTCGGGCTGCTCGTCGTCGGCCTCTTCGTCAAGATCGCCGTCTTCCCCGTCCACACGTGGCAGCCGGCCGCGTACGCCGGGGCCCCCGACACGGTGAGCGGGCTCATCTCGGCGCTCGTCTCGACGGTCGCGGCGTACGCGCTGATCCGCATCGTGTTCACGGTGTTCACCGTCGACTTCCTCGCGGCGAACGAGTTCGCACGGACCGTCCTCGTCGCTGGGGCCGTGGTGAGCATCGTCCTCGGCAGCGTCCTCGCGGTGACCCAACGCGAGATCAAGCGGATGCTGGCGTACTCGTCGGTCTCGCAGTTCGGCCTCGTCGTCGGTGCCATCGCGGTGGCCAACGGCACGGCCCTGACGGGCGCGATGATCCACCTCGTCGGCCACGCCATCATGAAGGGCGGGCTGTTCCTGACGAGCGGGCTGATCGCCGAGGAGACCGGCGCGCGAACCGTCGACGCCTACGAGGGGCTGGCCGAACGCACGTCGATCGGCGCGGCCGCCTTCGGCGTCCTCGCGCTCGCGATGGTCGGCGTGCCGCCCGCGGTCGGCTTCGTCGGCAAGTGGTACATCGCACTGGGCGCGGTCGAGGGACGCGCGTGGCCGCTCGCGGTCGTCATCCTCGTGAGCACGCTATTGACGCTCGCGTACTTCGCGCGGATCCTCGAACGGATCTACTTCCGCGAGTCGACGGGGTCGACCGCCGGGGCTGACACCGATGTGGACGCCGACAGCGGGTCGCAGACCCGGACCGCCGTCGCCGACGGGATCGGGACGGACCCCGTCACCGAGCCCTCGGCGGTGTCGACCGGGATGCGGGCGACGGTGCTGGCGGCGGCCGTCCTGGCGGTCGTCCTCGGCGTCTCCGCGTTCGAGTACGGACAGCTCCTCGAACCGACTATCCAACGACTTCTCGCATGA
- the mnhG gene encoding monovalent cation/H(+) antiporter subunit G, protein MTPQEIAVVILAVGGVFFAAVAAIGLVRLPDLYTRAHATSKSETLGAVLALAAVALVVDTGLSTVKAALLLLFMFLTNPTAAHAITRAAAEQGIEPWTTDADSETETEPETGTDTGSDSATGTPAGEVTES, encoded by the coding sequence ATGACGCCGCAGGAGATCGCCGTCGTGATCCTCGCCGTCGGCGGCGTCTTCTTCGCCGCCGTCGCGGCCATCGGGCTCGTCCGCCTGCCCGACCTCTACACCCGCGCCCACGCGACCTCGAAGAGCGAGACGCTCGGGGCGGTGCTGGCGCTCGCGGCCGTCGCGCTCGTCGTCGACACGGGCCTGTCGACGGTGAAAGCCGCACTGTTACTGTTGTTCATGTTCCTCACGAACCCGACCGCCGCCCACGCGATCACCCGGGCCGCCGCCGAACAGGGTATCGAGCCGTGGACTACGGACGCCGACTCCGAGACGGAGACCGAACCCGAGACGGGGACCGACACCGGGTCCGACTCCGCGACCGGAACGCCGGCGGGGGAGGTGACTGAGTCGTGA
- a CDS encoding type 1 glutamine amidotransferase domain-containing protein, with protein sequence MTNALFIVTEEGYWGEECIEPLQTLTDAGVDCTVATPTGNPPVVDERSVDPAEVGEELATRVTECDANDERLNDPEPLASVDASTYDAVVFPGGHGTEWDINQDRHARAALREAIEGSGKALVVCHAVGLLAFARDSEGGFLAAGRDVTGFPNAWEEGIVDDLDRMPDGRKLPYWVEDEVKTVGANWDAELDADTSVTVDGDLVTARGPPSSHEAALTLLAELDVAAPSA encoded by the coding sequence ATGACGAACGCGCTGTTCATCGTTACGGAGGAGGGGTACTGGGGAGAAGAGTGCATCGAGCCGCTGCAGACGCTCACCGACGCGGGCGTCGACTGCACGGTCGCGACGCCGACGGGGAACCCGCCGGTCGTCGACGAGCGCTCCGTCGACCCCGCCGAGGTGGGCGAGGAGTTGGCCACACGGGTGACGGAGTGCGACGCGAACGACGAGCGGCTGAACGACCCCGAGCCGCTGGCGTCGGTCGACGCATCGACGTACGACGCCGTCGTCTTCCCCGGGGGCCACGGCACCGAGTGGGACATCAACCAGGACCGTCACGCCCGTGCCGCACTGCGTGAGGCGATCGAGGGCAGCGGGAAGGCGCTCGTCGTCTGTCACGCGGTCGGCCTCCTCGCGTTCGCCCGCGACTCGGAGGGTGGTTTCCTCGCCGCCGGCCGGGACGTGACGGGCTTCCCGAACGCGTGGGAGGAGGGGATCGTCGACGACCTCGACCGGATGCCCGACGGCCGGAAGCTCCCGTACTGGGTCGAAGACGAGGTGAAGACTGTGGGCGCGAACTGGGACGCCGAACTCGACGCCGACACCTCCGTCACGGTCGACGGCGACCTCGTGACCGCACGCGGCCCGCCGTCGTCGCACGAGGCGGCGCTGACGCTTCTGGCGGAGCTGGACGTCGCAGCGCCGAGTGCCTGA
- a CDS encoding monovalent cation/H+ antiporter subunit E — protein sequence MVPLTGARLLVPVSKSSTLRNAVAYAVRYALERADETGQEPSVHFVYPVSQRSMSGAETAEFEAARTLLDRAVVWATEDCGDDADAVAIETALIGGREYLFSPGDYADVLARYARENDLDLAVVDPGFSPLGTTPLLPPLENEMRRAGLDIHEAPIQRERRSPLLVRSGTITQFLGLFAVSFLFYLLLAGSVATFELVTGAISAAVVAVALWGVSLTTPIQPLRTIRQLARFGLYVPYLLWEIAKANVDIAYVVLHPSLPIDPEMVEFDAAVWSALPVTTLANSITLTPGTLTVDVSRSHFTVHTLTPSSREDLFAGSLERAVRFVFYGREVARIPSPLERREEQGER from the coding sequence GTGGTCCCGCTGACTGGCGCCCGGTTACTCGTTCCAGTCTCCAAGTCGAGCACCCTCCGGAACGCAGTCGCGTACGCCGTCCGGTACGCGCTCGAACGCGCGGACGAGACCGGCCAGGAGCCGTCAGTGCACTTCGTCTACCCGGTCTCTCAGCGCTCGATGTCCGGCGCGGAGACGGCCGAGTTCGAGGCGGCCCGGACTCTCCTCGACCGGGCCGTGGTCTGGGCCACCGAGGACTGCGGGGACGACGCCGACGCGGTCGCCATAGAGACGGCGCTGATCGGGGGGCGCGAGTACCTGTTCAGCCCGGGCGATTACGCCGACGTACTCGCCCGCTACGCTCGCGAGAACGACCTCGATCTCGCCGTTGTCGACCCTGGCTTTTCGCCGCTCGGCACGACGCCGCTGCTCCCCCCGCTCGAAAACGAGATGCGGCGGGCGGGCCTCGACATCCACGAAGCGCCGATCCAGCGAGAGCGGCGGAGCCCCCTGCTCGTCCGCTCCGGAACCATCACACAGTTCCTCGGCCTCTTCGCGGTCTCGTTCCTGTTCTACCTGCTCCTCGCAGGGTCGGTCGCGACGTTCGAGCTGGTGACGGGCGCGATCAGCGCGGCCGTCGTCGCCGTCGCGCTGTGGGGCGTGTCGCTCACCACGCCGATCCAGCCGCTCCGGACGATCCGACAGCTCGCCCGGTTCGGCCTCTACGTGCCGTACCTGCTGTGGGAGATCGCGAAGGCGAACGTCGATATCGCCTACGTCGTCCTCCACCCCTCCCTGCCGATCGACCCCGAGATGGTCGAGTTCGACGCCGCCGTCTGGTCGGCACTGCCGGTCACGACGCTCGCGAACAGCATCACGCTCACGCCGGGGACGCTGACCGTCGACGTCTCCCGGAGCCACTTCACCGTCCACACGCTCACTCCCAGCTCGCGCGAGGACCTCTTCGCCGGCTCGTTAGAGCGTGCCGTCCGGTTCGTGTTCTACGGGCGGGAGGTCGCACGCATCCCGAGCCCCCTCGAACGCCGCGAGGAGCAAGGTGAACGATGA
- a CDS encoding DUF4040 domain-containing protein produces the protein MITPLEIGLFVFVLGCAVAAALLRDVLGSIIAFSAYSLGIAIIWVFLRAPDVGLTEAAVGAGVMTILFLLTIAKTVRPAGEQTFERVDLPAAGVAVTLVAVLSTTLLALPAVGSDDSAVATDEVTAYYLANAYSEAGVENAVTAVLAAYRGFDTLGEAVVVYAAGVGLLLVLNREVFG, from the coding sequence GTGATCACGCCGCTGGAGATCGGGCTGTTCGTGTTCGTCCTCGGCTGTGCGGTCGCGGCCGCGCTGCTCCGTGACGTGCTCGGTTCGATCATCGCGTTCAGCGCGTACAGCCTCGGGATCGCCATCATCTGGGTGTTCCTGCGAGCGCCCGACGTGGGGCTCACGGAAGCCGCGGTCGGGGCCGGGGTGATGACGATCCTCTTCCTCCTGACCATCGCGAAGACCGTCCGCCCAGCCGGCGAACAGACGTTCGAGCGCGTCGACCTCCCCGCAGCCGGCGTGGCCGTCACCCTCGTCGCCGTGCTCTCGACGACGCTCCTCGCGCTCCCGGCGGTCGGTTCCGACGACTCTGCGGTCGCGACCGACGAGGTGACGGCCTACTACCTCGCCAACGCCTACTCCGAAGCTGGCGTCGAGAACGCCGTCACCGCCGTGTTGGCGGCGTACCGCGGGTTCGACACACTCGGGGAGGCCGTCGTCGTCTACGCGGCCGGCGTCGGGCTGTTGCTCGTCCTCAACCGGGAGGTGTTCGGATGA
- a CDS encoding MnhB domain-containing protein, translated as MSDAEGRADDSAGNDAISPYVESPIIMTTVRVITPFVFTFGLFVMFHGADSSGGGFQGGVIVGTVVLMLGLAFGIETTRRWVGPKLPAALVGFGVLVFLLIGFGSVLLGGDFLQYTTYGIKDASKYGIELVELAIGLIVAGVVTGLLFVIAAGSRGDEHEYENEHDRERGGDAA; from the coding sequence ATGAGCGACGCTGAGGGACGCGCCGACGACTCCGCCGGGAACGACGCGATCAGCCCGTACGTCGAGAGTCCGATCATCATGACGACGGTCCGCGTCATCACGCCGTTCGTCTTCACGTTCGGGCTGTTCGTGATGTTCCACGGCGCGGACTCCTCGGGCGGCGGCTTCCAGGGGGGTGTCATCGTCGGGACGGTCGTCCTCATGCTCGGGCTGGCGTTCGGCATCGAAACGACGCGGCGGTGGGTCGGGCCGAAGCTCCCGGCCGCGCTCGTCGGGTTCGGCGTCCTCGTGTTCCTCCTGATCGGCTTCGGCTCCGTCCTGCTCGGGGGGGACTTCCTGCAGTACACCACCTACGGGATCAAGGACGCCTCGAAGTACGGGATCGAACTCGTCGAACTCGCTATCGGGCTCATCGTCGCAGGGGTCGTCACCGGCCTCCTGTTCGTCATCGCCGCCGGCTCGCGGGGCGACGAACACGAGTACGAGAACGAACACGACCGCGAACGCGGGGGTGACGCCGCGTGA
- a CDS encoding cation:proton antiporter, which translates to MTLVGDVLVAAAAAFVVASLVGVYRIVRGPTMPDRVIAVNVIGSNTVIIIALLAAAIGEPGALDIALVYALLNFVLSIAISKFSVERGGVL; encoded by the coding sequence ATGACGCTCGTCGGAGACGTCCTCGTCGCCGCGGCCGCGGCGTTCGTCGTCGCCTCGCTGGTCGGCGTCTACCGGATCGTCCGCGGACCGACGATGCCCGACCGGGTCATCGCCGTCAACGTCATCGGCTCCAACACCGTTATCATCATCGCGCTGCTCGCGGCCGCGATCGGCGAGCCGGGCGCGCTCGACATCGCGCTCGTCTACGCGCTGTTGAACTTCGTGTTGTCAATCGCCATCTCGAAGTTCTCCGTCGAACGCGGGGGGGTGCTCTGA